Proteins encoded within one genomic window of Candidatus Bathyarchaeota archaeon:
- a CDS encoding cold shock domain-containing protein, with product MTKGTVVRWLGGRGYGFIKCEDGKEIFVHNSDIQGKSSLREGEKVEFEVTDTGRGPRAVKAKPISE from the coding sequence GTGACAAAGGGTACAGTGGTGAGATGGCTCGGCGGGAGAGGCTACGGGTTCATTAAATGCGAAGATGGCAAAGAAATCTTTGTTCATAACTCGGATATCCAGGGCAAAAGCAGCCTCAGAGAAGGAGAAAAAGTAGAGTTCGAAGTGACAGACACAGGTAGAGGACCAAGAGCCGTCAAAGCTAAACCGATTTCTGAATAA
- a CDS encoding HAD family phosphatase produces the protein MTIKLVIFDIDGTIVQTYSWQHLHQNLGTWNQAKKHHNQFFQNKITYKQWAQQDAALWKNQPIAKISQIINQMPYTKGARQTITTLRQNNIETYLLSAGLTQVAQRIQKETGVNGYTANTLITKDGILTGGVEVNVSFHNKDKHLPHILRKFNLKPKECAAVGDDPTLVPLFKKVALAIAFNPTNKGIEKHANITIKSDDLRAILPYIFKQH, from the coding sequence ATGACAATCAAACTCGTAATCTTTGACATCGACGGTACAATCGTCCAAACCTACAGCTGGCAACATCTACACCAAAACCTAGGCACATGGAACCAAGCCAAAAAACACCACAACCAATTCTTCCAAAACAAAATCACCTACAAACAATGGGCACAACAGGACGCCGCCCTCTGGAAAAACCAACCCATAGCCAAAATCAGCCAAATCATCAACCAAATGCCTTATACAAAAGGCGCCAGACAAACCATAACCACTCTTAGACAGAACAACATTGAAACATACCTCCTAAGCGCTGGGCTCACCCAAGTCGCACAAAGAATCCAAAAAGAAACAGGCGTCAATGGCTACACAGCCAACACCCTCATTACAAAAGACGGCATCCTAACAGGCGGAGTAGAAGTAAACGTGTCATTCCACAACAAAGACAAACACCTACCTCACATCCTCCGAAAATTCAACCTCAAACCCAAAGAATGCGCAGCAGTCGGCGACGACCCCACACTTGTACCCCTCTTCAAAAAAGTCGCACTTGCCATAGCCTTCAACCCAACCAATAAAGGCATAGAAAAACATGCAAACATAACAATCAAAAGTGACGATCTCCGCGCAATCCTGCCCTATATCTTCAAACAACACTAA